A region from the Paraburkholderia youngii genome encodes:
- a CDS encoding NADPH-dependent FMN reductase, with protein MSRSDHSRPPLIVGIGGTTRAASSTERALAFALRGAEAAGAQTRLFGGSFLHSLPHYAPEQPARTAEQLELIDAVRRADAVIIATPGYHGGVSGLVKNALDTLEELRADERPYLDGRAVGCIVTAYGWQAAGSVLTSLRSIVHALRGWPTPFGAGINTLETRFDSVDSCSDPKVIEQLSTVGQQAAQFALAFNAQRAHGAPTASSHSAASRASAQGTTTPIAADSRSARVLHAV; from the coding sequence TTGAGCAGATCCGATCATTCCCGCCCGCCGCTCATCGTCGGTATTGGCGGTACGACGCGCGCGGCCTCGTCGACCGAGCGCGCGCTGGCCTTCGCGTTGCGCGGCGCCGAAGCCGCCGGCGCGCAAACCCGCCTGTTCGGCGGCAGTTTCCTGCATAGCCTGCCGCACTACGCGCCGGAACAGCCGGCCCGCACCGCCGAACAGCTCGAGCTGATCGACGCTGTGCGTCGCGCGGACGCGGTGATCATCGCGACACCCGGCTATCACGGCGGCGTATCCGGGCTCGTGAAAAACGCGCTCGACACGCTCGAGGAATTGCGCGCCGACGAGCGCCCGTATCTGGATGGCCGCGCGGTGGGCTGCATCGTCACCGCCTACGGCTGGCAGGCGGCGGGCTCCGTGCTGACGTCGCTGCGCTCGATCGTGCATGCGCTGCGTGGCTGGCCTACGCCGTTCGGTGCCGGCATCAATACGCTGGAGACGCGCTTCGATAGCGTCGACAGCTGCTCCGATCCGAAAGTGATCGAACAACTCTCGACCGTCGGCCAGCAAGCCGCGCAGTTCGCGCTCGCGTTCAATGCACAGCGTGCGCACGGCGCACCCACCGCGTCCAGCCATTCGGCCGCGAGCCGGGCATCCGCACAAGGCACCACCACCCCGATCGCCGCGGACAGC